A section of the Virgibacillus sp. NKC19-3 genome encodes:
- the thiD gene encoding bifunctional hydroxymethylpyrimidine kinase/phosphomethylpyrimidine kinase, whose amino-acid sequence MNFPSRVITIAGSAAGGSAGIQADLKTFQELDVYGMSVVTAIVGRHPETDKNVHPQTLEAIEAQFVTAMKQVGADGLKTGMLFSKEVIETVAALIRDASIKNITVDPVMIGKLDSKLLRDDAIDALINQLIPMATIMTPNVPEASLLLGGRDLTSVDDLKQAAIDLHDSGAANVLVKGGRLKGPAIDVLYDGRTIWTFEAPRIDTVHTSGAGCTYSAAIAAYLAMDKPIAEAVRLAKSFVTTAIEHGFSYTDFVGPTYHAAMRKFNEAHEIKVSKE is encoded by the coding sequence ATGAATTTTCCATCACGGGTGATCACGATTGCAGGATCAGCAGCTGGGGGGAGTGCAGGAATCCAAGCAGATTTAAAGACGTTTCAGGAACTTGATGTATATGGGATGAGCGTCGTAACAGCTATCGTGGGAAGACATCCTGAGACGGATAAAAATGTGCATCCGCAGACGCTGGAGGCGATTGAAGCGCAATTTGTGACAGCGATGAAACAGGTAGGTGCGGATGGGCTTAAGACAGGGATGTTATTTTCAAAAGAAGTAATAGAAACGGTAGCGGCATTAATCAGGGATGCGTCGATTAAAAATATTACAGTCGACCCTGTCATGATTGGAAAATTGGATTCGAAGCTTTTGAGAGATGATGCGATTGATGCATTAATAAATCAATTGATCCCGATGGCTACGATTATGACACCGAATGTACCGGAAGCCTCTTTATTACTGGGTGGAAGAGATTTGACTAGTGTTGATGATTTGAAGCAGGCAGCGATCGATCTGCATGACTCAGGTGCAGCCAATGTATTGGTAAAAGGAGGGAGACTGAAAGGACCTGCGATTGATGTGTTGTATGATGGGAGAACGATCTGGACGTTTGAAGCGCCACGTATCGATACTGTTCATACGAGCGGGGCAGGATGTACGTACTCAGCAGCAATCGCAGCATATTTAGCCATGGACAAACCTATTGCAGAAGCAGTTCGACTAGCAAAAAGCTTTGTTACAACCGCAATTGAGCATGGATTTTCGTATACAGATTTTGTAGGACCGACATACCATGCAGCCATGCGCAAGTTTAATGAAGCACATGAAATTAAAGTTAGTAAAGAGTAG
- a CDS encoding glutathione peroxidase yields the protein MNIYDFSVKTMQGDEKSMADYKGKTLLIVNTASQCGFTPQFEGLQNVYDKYKDQDFEILGFPCNQFNNQDPGSDEEISQFCERNYGVSFPMFSKVDVKGENAHPLFKYLTTEEKGILTKDIKWNFTKFLIDKNGEVIDRFAPQTKPENLVKDIERAVEE from the coding sequence ATGAATATTTATGATTTTTCTGTAAAAACAATGCAGGGTGATGAAAAATCTATGGCTGATTATAAAGGAAAGACACTCCTCATCGTAAATACAGCCAGTCAATGTGGATTCACACCCCAGTTTGAGGGGTTGCAAAATGTATATGACAAGTATAAGGATCAGGATTTTGAAATACTCGGATTTCCATGTAATCAATTCAATAATCAAGATCCGGGAAGTGATGAGGAAATCTCTCAATTCTGTGAGCGCAATTATGGGGTCTCCTTTCCGATGTTCAGTAAAGTAGATGTAAAAGGCGAAAATGCGCACCCACTTTTCAAGTATTTAACCACAGAAGAAAAAGGTATATTAACCAAAGATATTAAATGGAATTTCACTAAATTTTTGATTGATAAAAACGGTGAAGTCATTGACCGATTCGCACCGCAGACAAAACCAGAAAATCTTGTAAAAGATATCGAGAGGGCGGTAGAGGAATAA
- the trhO gene encoding oxygen-dependent tRNA uridine(34) hydroxylase TrhO, translating to MESNTNYHVLLYYKYVPMEDPESFAAEHLQFCNDLELKGRILVASEGINGTVSGTVEQTEKYMEAMHNDSRFADMVFKIDAHDGHAFKKMHVRPRKELVSLRLQEDINPLQTTGDHLSPTEFYEAMQDEDTVVLDARNDYEYDLGHFRGAIRPDIETFRELPKWVQENKHLIEGKRILTYCTGGIRCEKFSGWLVKEGFEDVAQLHGGIVTYGKDPQVQGELWDGRCYVFDERISVPINRKEHVVVGTDYFDGQPCERYVNCADPDCNKQIICSEENEHKYIRGCTHECRVSPRNMYVKEHDLSEEEVEHRLKQIGESLKQEV from the coding sequence ATGGAAAGCAATACAAACTATCACGTTTTATTGTATTATAAGTATGTACCTATGGAAGATCCGGAGAGCTTTGCCGCAGAGCATCTTCAATTTTGCAATGACCTGGAATTGAAGGGTCGCATTTTAGTGGCCTCTGAAGGAATTAATGGGACGGTATCTGGTACCGTTGAGCAAACCGAAAAATACATGGAAGCAATGCACAATGATTCGCGCTTTGCCGATATGGTTTTTAAAATCGATGCACATGATGGGCATGCATTCAAGAAAATGCATGTGCGTCCAAGAAAAGAACTAGTAAGCCTTCGCTTGCAAGAGGATATAAATCCACTGCAAACAACCGGAGATCATTTATCACCAACGGAATTTTACGAAGCCATGCAAGATGAAGATACCGTTGTTCTCGACGCGCGAAATGACTATGAATATGACTTAGGCCATTTTCGTGGTGCGATTCGCCCTGACATTGAAACATTTCGGGAGTTACCGAAATGGGTTCAGGAGAACAAACACCTTATTGAAGGAAAACGTATCCTAACCTATTGTACAGGCGGTATTCGCTGTGAGAAGTTCTCTGGGTGGTTAGTTAAAGAAGGTTTTGAAGATGTCGCCCAATTACATGGCGGAATCGTAACCTACGGGAAAGATCCACAAGTTCAAGGCGAATTATGGGATGGCCGCTGTTACGTATTTGATGAGCGAATTTCTGTCCCAATTAATCGAAAAGAACATGTCGTTGTCGGTACAGACTATTTTGACGGTCAGCCATGCGAACGTTACGTAAACTGTGCTGATCCGGATTGCAATAAACAAATTATTTGTTCAGAGGAAAATGAGCATAAGTATATACGCGGCTGCACCCATGAGTGCCGTGTAAGCCCGCGCAATATGTATGTAAAAGAGCATGACTTATCAGAAGAAGAAGTAGAGCACAGGCTGAAACAGATTGGGGAAAGTCTGAAGCAAGAAGTATAG
- a CDS encoding ABC transporter substrate-binding protein produces the protein MKHFYRISMILLSFIMAFVAVGCSSSNGNEEGTTSNEENGTENKADTASDEDFPTTVENAGRDLIFDEPPERVVALYQQEAELMVALGLEHKLVGYSIVAENTPPEYEEKLEDVPVLAENSYPSKEVLLGVDPDFVIGSERTFTDNGAGTVEEFDDLNIAAYVTESEKPETIENMVYKEIKEIAQIFGVEERGEKLIRSMQEEMDEITSQIGDVDEPVKVLLMSGGDAGSAQVSGGYALDNYLIELAGGENIFADEDKYLFEVNWEEIIDRDPDVIVTSYCCGTGPEDLEKMIAGNASLEDVTAVENDNYVAAQVEDTTGNVRVIQGLETLAEGFYPELFDEE, from the coding sequence ATGAAACATTTCTATCGTATATCCATGATTTTGTTGTCTTTTATAATGGCCTTCGTTGCCGTTGGTTGTAGTTCATCGAATGGTAATGAAGAGGGAACGACGTCCAACGAAGAAAATGGAACAGAAAACAAAGCAGATACTGCATCGGATGAAGACTTTCCCACAACGGTTGAAAACGCAGGACGTGATTTAATTTTTGACGAGCCTCCTGAGCGGGTTGTAGCATTGTATCAACAAGAAGCCGAACTCATGGTAGCACTTGGATTAGAACATAAGCTGGTGGGTTATTCGATTGTTGCCGAAAATACACCGCCGGAATATGAAGAGAAATTAGAAGACGTCCCGGTTTTAGCAGAGAATAGTTACCCTTCCAAAGAAGTACTATTAGGAGTGGATCCTGATTTTGTGATAGGATCAGAAAGGACCTTTACTGATAATGGTGCAGGGACAGTTGAGGAATTTGATGATTTGAATATTGCTGCCTATGTTACTGAATCAGAAAAACCAGAGACGATAGAAAATATGGTTTATAAAGAAATTAAAGAAATAGCACAAATCTTTGGAGTTGAGGAACGCGGAGAAAAACTCATTCGATCGATGCAAGAAGAAATGGATGAGATCACGAGTCAAATTGGGGATGTAGATGAGCCCGTAAAAGTGCTTTTAATGAGTGGTGGTGATGCAGGATCGGCACAAGTATCAGGTGGTTATGCATTAGATAATTATCTTATTGAACTCGCAGGTGGTGAAAATATTTTTGCTGATGAAGATAAATACCTCTTTGAGGTCAATTGGGAAGAAATCATTGACCGTGATCCGGATGTGATTGTAACGTCGTATTGTTGTGGAACAGGTCCAGAGGATTTAGAAAAGATGATTGCAGGTAATGCTTCACTGGAGGATGTAACTGCGGTTGAAAATGACAACTATGTTGCCGCTCAAGTAGAAGATACAACAGGAAACGTTCGGGTGATTCAAGGACTAGAAACATTAGCAGAAGGGTTTTATCCTGAACTTTTTGATGAAGAATAA
- a CDS encoding cysteine hydrolase family protein, with product MGKRALLNVDYTNDFVADEGKLTSGKPGQAIESSIVALTREFMEAGDYVVFAIDAHEDGDELHPESALFPPHNIIGTSGRSLYGKLADVYEQNKDRANVYYFDKTRYSAFAGTDLEIRLRERSIEEVHIIGVCTDICVLHTAVDAYNKGFNIVIHKDAVASFNQAGHDWALEHFTNTLGASVL from the coding sequence ATGGGGAAGCGTGCATTATTGAATGTGGACTATACAAATGATTTTGTAGCGGATGAAGGGAAGCTGACGAGTGGGAAACCGGGGCAGGCAATTGAATCTAGCATAGTGGCTTTAACTCGAGAATTTATGGAAGCGGGCGATTATGTTGTTTTTGCGATTGACGCCCATGAAGATGGTGATGAACTTCATCCGGAATCCGCTCTATTTCCACCGCATAATATTATTGGGACATCGGGTCGCAGTTTGTATGGAAAACTAGCAGATGTATATGAGCAAAACAAAGATAGAGCAAATGTCTATTATTTTGATAAAACGCGTTATAGCGCATTTGCCGGCACTGATCTGGAAATCCGATTACGTGAGCGGTCGATTGAGGAGGTCCATATCATTGGTGTTTGTACCGATATATGTGTCCTACATACAGCCGTTGATGCATACAACAAAGGGTTTAACATTGTGATCCATAAGGATGCGGTGGCAAGCTTTAATCAGGCTGGCCATGATTGGGCTTTGGAACACTTTACGAATACGTTGGGCGCAAGCGTATTATAA
- the proS gene encoding proline--tRNA ligase, which translates to MGKKNKQFVQNITAMEDDFAKWYTDVVKQADLVDYGPVRGTMIIKPDGFAIWENIRNELDRQIKETGHSNVSFPLFVPESLLQKEKDHVEGFAPEVAWVTHGGEEKLAERIAVRPTSEALFSDYYSKNIHSYRDLPMLYNQWSNVVRWEKTTRPFLRSSEFHWQEGHTAHATDADASTETDKMLRIYADVVENYLAIPVYKGRKTEKEKFAGANYTLTIEALMHDGKALQSATSHNFGSGFAEVFDITYLDENGESQFVHQTSWGLSTRIMGALIMVHGDNRGLVVPPRIAPTQAMIVPVAQHKEGVLDKVYDLRDQLKDLVRVGIDASDKMPGWKFNEYEMKGIPVRIEMGPKDIEKDQVVLVRRDTGEKEFVALTDVETRLPALLEEIQTNLYDKALAHREEKTSVARDMNEFKQTLEQKTGFIKAMWCGDEACEEKIKEETSATSRLIPFEQENIADTCVCCGKEAKELVYWAKAY; encoded by the coding sequence TTGGGTAAGAAAAATAAGCAGTTTGTTCAAAACATAACAGCGATGGAAGATGATTTTGCCAAATGGTATACAGATGTTGTCAAGCAGGCAGATTTAGTTGATTACGGGCCAGTAAGGGGAACAATGATCATTAAGCCGGATGGTTTTGCCATATGGGAGAATATCCGTAATGAACTTGACCGTCAAATCAAGGAAACCGGTCACTCAAATGTATCTTTTCCATTATTTGTTCCGGAAAGCTTGCTGCAAAAGGAAAAAGATCATGTGGAAGGATTCGCACCGGAAGTAGCCTGGGTGACACATGGTGGAGAGGAAAAATTAGCTGAAAGAATAGCTGTACGACCAACTTCAGAAGCGCTATTCAGTGATTATTATTCTAAAAATATTCATTCCTACCGTGATTTACCAATGCTTTATAACCAGTGGTCGAATGTTGTACGCTGGGAAAAAACAACACGTCCATTCTTGCGTTCATCTGAATTTCACTGGCAAGAAGGACATACTGCACATGCAACTGATGCGGATGCATCAACAGAAACAGATAAAATGCTTAGAATTTATGCTGATGTCGTAGAAAATTATTTAGCAATCCCTGTGTATAAAGGTCGCAAAACGGAAAAGGAAAAATTTGCCGGTGCCAATTATACGCTAACCATTGAAGCCTTAATGCATGATGGAAAGGCATTGCAATCAGCAACGTCACACAACTTTGGTTCCGGTTTTGCGGAAGTATTTGACATTACGTATTTGGATGAAAATGGAGAGAGTCAGTTTGTCCATCAAACGTCATGGGGGCTTTCTACACGGATTATGGGTGCTTTAATTATGGTTCACGGGGATAATAGAGGATTAGTTGTACCTCCACGCATTGCACCAACACAAGCGATGATCGTTCCGGTTGCTCAGCATAAAGAAGGTGTACTCGATAAAGTTTATGACCTGCGTGATCAATTGAAAGATCTTGTTCGTGTCGGTATCGATGCAAGTGATAAAATGCCCGGCTGGAAATTTAATGAGTACGAAATGAAGGGAATTCCGGTACGCATTGAAATGGGACCAAAAGATATTGAGAAAGACCAAGTCGTGCTTGTTCGCCGTGATACCGGAGAGAAAGAATTTGTAGCACTGACCGATGTGGAAACACGTTTACCCGCTTTATTAGAAGAAATCCAGACAAACTTATATGATAAAGCCTTGGCACATCGTGAAGAAAAAACAAGTGTTGCCAGGGATATGAATGAATTCAAACAAACGCTTGAACAAAAAACTGGATTTATTAAAGCAATGTGGTGTGGAGACGAGGCTTGTGAAGAGAAAATCAAAGAAGAAACATCAGCAACCTCACGCCTCATCCCATTTGAACAGGAAAACATAGCAGATACTTGTGTCTGCTGTGGTAAAGAAGCGAAGGAACTCGTATATTGGGCAAAGGCATATTAA
- a CDS encoding DUF456 domain-containing protein, producing MLDILIWIAIVVLFMLSFVGILFPIIPSVLVLWIGFLLYHFILNANELGLSFWIIMGVFTIILFVADIIANSYFVKKFGGTKWGERAAAVAVIVGAFITPPFGIIYVPFIVVFLIEMTQKRTAKEAFRASIGSLIGFLSGAMAKVVVQLIMIIWFFIVVLF from the coding sequence ATGCTGGATATTCTTATATGGATCGCGATAGTTGTATTATTTATGTTAAGTTTCGTTGGTATACTTTTTCCAATTATTCCTTCCGTCTTAGTCTTATGGATAGGTTTCCTGCTATATCATTTTATATTGAATGCAAATGAGCTCGGTCTTTCTTTCTGGATTATTATGGGTGTCTTTACAATTATCCTCTTCGTTGCAGACATCATTGCGAATAGTTATTTTGTGAAAAAATTCGGCGGAACGAAATGGGGAGAAAGAGCTGCGGCGGTAGCGGTTATCGTCGGGGCATTTATCACACCACCATTTGGGATTATATATGTGCCCTTCATCGTTGTTTTCTTAATTGAAATGACCCAAAAGCGGACTGCCAAAGAAGCATTCCGAGCATCAATTGGCTCACTGATCGGATTCTTAAGCGGAGCAATGGCAAAAGTCGTTGTGCAACTTATTATGATTATTTGGTTTTTTATCGTAGTATTATTTTAA